A part of Dictyoglomus sp. NZ13-RE01 genomic DNA contains:
- a CDS encoding ABC transporter permease translates to MFIELVKMSLHSLSTNKLRTFLTALGIIIGVAAVVTLMALGEGTRISIESRFTALGSNLLIINPRFGRGVGLVRGAPTSSLKMSDFETLLKELDPSKVSVIVPESSRNMQIKYLNNNTNTQVVGTTPDYPILRNWNVKEGSFFTQQQYNSRERVAVLGSSVAQTLFGDESPIGKKIRIGGRTFTVIGVMEPQGQAGGFVSLDDMIFIPLSTYQAKITGGDTVSRITVSAVSPDVMDTLQADIEDILRRNHKISNPDNDDFVVQNQLSVLSALNQTTQTFTLFLAGIAAISLLVGGIGIMNIMLVNVTERIKEIGIKKAVGAKAGYILAQFLIESVLVSVSGGILGIILGIILARVISTTSGLSIAITISPIILAFSVSALVGIFFGYYPAQRASKLNPIEALRYE, encoded by the coding sequence ATCTTTATAGAGCTTGTGAAAATGTCATTACATAGTTTATCTACAAATAAATTAAGAACATTTCTAACAGCTTTAGGTATAATAATTGGAGTTGCTGCTGTAGTTACTCTGATGGCATTAGGGGAAGGGACGAGAATATCTATTGAGAGTAGATTTACTGCATTAGGTTCTAATCTACTGATTATAAACCCAAGGTTTGGAAGAGGTGTGGGATTAGTAAGGGGAGCTCCCACCTCTTCCCTTAAAATGAGTGATTTTGAAACCCTTCTTAAAGAATTAGATCCAAGTAAGGTTTCTGTAATAGTGCCTGAGAGCTCAAGAAATATGCAGATAAAATATCTGAATAATAACACAAATACACAGGTTGTTGGAACAACGCCCGATTATCCTATATTAAGGAATTGGAATGTGAAGGAGGGAAGCTTTTTTACACAGCAACAGTATAATTCAAGGGAAAGAGTTGCAGTATTAGGTTCTTCTGTTGCCCAAACCCTATTTGGAGATGAATCACCTATTGGGAAGAAAATAAGAATAGGAGGAAGAACCTTTACAGTGATTGGGGTAATGGAGCCTCAAGGACAGGCAGGAGGTTTTGTAAGCTTGGATGATATGATCTTTATTCCCCTCTCTACCTATCAAGCCAAAATTACAGGTGGAGATACTGTATCAAGAATTACTGTTTCTGCAGTTTCTCCAGATGTAATGGATACTTTGCAAGCGGATATAGAGGATATTCTGAGGAGAAATCATAAGATATCAAATCCGGATAATGATGATTTTGTTGTACAAAATCAATTGTCAGTTCTATCCGCCTTAAATCAAACAACCCAAACTTTTACTCTATTTTTGGCTGGTATTGCTGCAATATCTCTACTTGTTGGAGGAATCGGAATAATGAATATAATGCTTGTAAATGTAACAGAAAGAATAAAGGAGATAGGAATTAAAAAGGCAGTTGGCGCAAAAGCAGGATACATATTAGCCCAATTTCTTATTGAGTCTGTTCTTGTCTCTGTTTCTGGTGGTATTTTAGGAATAATATTGGGAATAATATTAGCAAGGGTAATCAGTACAACTTCCGGATTAAGCATTGCTATTACTATTAGCCCAATCATATTAGCATTCTCAGTATCTGCATTGGTAGGAATATTTTTTGGTTATTACCCTGCTCAAAGAGCCTCAAAATTAAATCCTATTGAGGCACTAAGATATGAATAA